A portion of the Stigmatella aurantiaca DW4/3-1 genome contains these proteins:
- a CDS encoding M23 family metallopeptidase, whose product MRPSLPTLGAPPRRNRLGPVVTVSMILGAAAGGVWWWKQRPASPVPEAPRGTTLPMAAAPPAVTAPTGPVVPADPLAAAGLLRASVKIEGPLETALVQATDPAVGPALAQVVTRSLVWWVQVPNEILRGDTLDVLYQTRPGEEPLVHAVRFVSNKTGQTHRAYRFQAQGERNPRYYLNSGEEMEMRLEHSPLDDYEQITSLLRDGRRHKGVDFKAPVGTPVKAPFAGVVKRKNWNFGSNGNCVELEELGGKRRRALFLHLSELSRGLSPGTRFSAGQVIAASGNSGRSFAPHLHYQLMTQDDRVIDPFDSHRTFRRSLPAEQRGALEAEIRRMDSLLNPSVAGAAN is encoded by the coding sequence ATGCGGCCGTCTCTTCCCACTCTCGGAGCCCCCCCCAGGCGAAACCGCCTGGGCCCGGTGGTCACCGTTTCCATGATTCTCGGTGCCGCGGCGGGCGGAGTGTGGTGGTGGAAACAACGCCCTGCGTCCCCCGTGCCGGAAGCACCCCGGGGCACCACCCTGCCCATGGCCGCCGCCCCTCCCGCCGTCACAGCCCCCACCGGTCCCGTGGTGCCCGCCGATCCGCTGGCCGCCGCGGGGCTCCTGCGGGCCTCGGTGAAGATTGAAGGCCCCCTGGAGACCGCGCTCGTCCAGGCCACGGACCCCGCCGTGGGCCCCGCGCTGGCCCAGGTGGTGACGCGCAGCCTCGTCTGGTGGGTGCAGGTGCCCAACGAGATCCTCCGGGGTGACACGCTGGATGTGCTGTACCAGACGCGCCCCGGCGAGGAGCCGCTCGTGCACGCCGTGCGCTTCGTCAGCAACAAGACGGGCCAGACGCACCGGGCGTACCGCTTTCAGGCCCAGGGGGAGCGCAACCCGCGCTACTACCTGAACTCGGGCGAAGAGATGGAGATGCGGCTGGAGCACTCGCCGCTGGACGACTACGAGCAGATCACCTCCCTGCTCCGCGATGGCCGCCGCCACAAGGGCGTGGACTTCAAGGCCCCCGTGGGCACGCCGGTGAAGGCCCCCTTCGCGGGGGTCGTCAAGCGCAAGAACTGGAACTTTGGCTCCAACGGCAACTGCGTGGAGCTGGAGGAGCTCGGCGGCAAGCGGCGCCGCGCCCTGTTCCTCCACCTCTCCGAGCTGTCGCGGGGCCTCAGCCCGGGCACCCGGTTCTCCGCGGGCCAGGTGATCGCCGCCAGCGGCAACAGTGGCCGCTCCTTCGCCCCCCACCTGCACTACCAGCTCATGACGCAGGATGACCGCGTGATCGATCCCTTCGACAGCCACCGCACCTTCCGGCGCTCGCTGCCCGCGGAGCAGCGGGGGGCGCTGGAGGCGGAGATCCGCCGGATGGACTCGCTGCTGAATCCCTCCGTGGCCGGGGCCGCGAACTGA
- a CDS encoding sigma-54-dependent transcriptional regulator, with the protein MTKVLVLDDEANLRKVLAAMLRREGYDVTVAENGEQGLAEFHKNGADIVVTDLVMPKVGGMEVLRSVNAANPDVPVIIITAHGTVDSAVEAIKAGAFDYITKPFEQSELSAVIAKASKAHESARRSVRPDIKARTAIIGESPLIQDVYKIIDKVADTPSTVLITGESGTGKELIATALHGASSRRDKPFIKINCAAIPHNLIESELFGYERGAFTGAVTSKPGRFELADGGSLFLDEIGEIPVEMQVKLLRALQEGEFERVGGIKTTRVDVRLIAATNQDLQAEIEGGRFRKDLYYRLAVVPIVLPALRERRSDIPMLVRYFVDKYNRRLNKRIEGITDDALALLQAYAWPGNIRELENLIERVLLFADGPLITVKDLPEPIRQGDTSPALSPAGPPAVEAHTGETGLKDIIRMKAAELEKDLITKALEETGGNVTRAAKLLQISRKSLQTKMKEFGLRDSAPEGKDEGASKDEGPDE; encoded by the coding sequence ATGACCAAGGTCCTGGTCCTCGACGACGAGGCGAATCTCCGCAAGGTCCTCGCCGCCATGCTGCGGCGGGAAGGCTACGACGTCACCGTCGCCGAGAACGGCGAGCAAGGGCTCGCCGAGTTCCACAAGAACGGCGCCGACATCGTGGTGACGGATCTGGTGATGCCCAAGGTGGGCGGCATGGAGGTCCTGCGCAGCGTCAACGCCGCCAACCCGGACGTGCCCGTCATCATCATCACCGCCCATGGCACGGTGGACTCCGCCGTGGAGGCCATCAAGGCCGGCGCGTTCGACTACATCACCAAGCCCTTCGAGCAGTCGGAGCTGTCCGCCGTCATCGCCAAGGCCTCCAAGGCCCACGAGAGCGCCCGGCGCTCGGTGCGTCCGGACATCAAGGCCCGCACCGCCATCATCGGCGAGTCCCCGCTCATCCAGGACGTCTACAAGATCATCGACAAGGTGGCGGACACCCCCTCCACGGTGCTCATCACCGGCGAGAGCGGCACGGGCAAGGAGCTCATCGCCACCGCCCTGCACGGCGCCTCCAGCCGCCGGGACAAGCCCTTCATCAAGATCAACTGCGCGGCCATCCCGCACAACCTCATCGAGTCCGAGCTGTTCGGCTACGAGCGGGGCGCCTTCACCGGCGCGGTCACCTCCAAGCCCGGCCGCTTCGAGCTGGCCGATGGCGGCAGCCTCTTCCTGGACGAGATCGGCGAGATCCCCGTCGAGATGCAGGTGAAGCTGCTGCGCGCCCTCCAGGAGGGGGAGTTCGAGCGGGTGGGCGGCATCAAGACGACGCGCGTGGACGTGCGCCTCATCGCCGCCACCAACCAGGACCTCCAGGCGGAGATCGAAGGCGGGCGCTTCCGCAAGGACCTGTACTACCGGCTCGCGGTGGTGCCCATCGTCCTGCCCGCGCTCCGGGAGCGCCGCAGCGACATCCCCATGCTCGTGCGGTACTTCGTGGACAAGTACAACCGCCGGCTCAACAAGCGCATCGAGGGCATCACCGACGATGCCTTGGCCCTGCTCCAGGCCTATGCCTGGCCGGGCAACATCCGCGAGTTGGAGAACCTCATCGAGCGCGTCCTGCTCTTCGCGGACGGTCCCCTCATCACCGTCAAGGATCTGCCGGAGCCCATTCGCCAAGGCGACACCTCCCCTGCCCTCTCGCCTGCTGGCCCGCCAGCGGTGGAAGCGCATACTGGGGAGACCGGGCTCAAGGACATCATCCGCATGAAGGCCGCGGAGCTCGAAAAGGACCTGATTACCAAGGCCCTCGAGGAGACCGGGGGCAATGTCACCCGCGCGGCCAAGCTGCTGCAGATCAGCCGCAAGTCGCTTCAAACGAAGATGAAGGAGTTTGGCCTCCGGGACTCGGCCCCGGAGGGCAAGGACGAGGGGGCCAGCAAGGACGAAGGTCCAGACGAATAG
- a CDS encoding family 1 encapsulin nanocompartment shell protein has product MPDFLGHAENPLREEEWARLNETVIQVARRSLVGRRILDIYGPLGAGVQSVPHDEYQGVSSGAIDIVGEQETATVFTDVRKFKTIPIIYKDFLLHWRDIEAARIHNMPLDVSAAAGAAALCAQQEDELIFYGDPKLGHEGLMTATDRLTVPLGDWATPGAGYVAIVEATRKLNEHGHYGPYAVVLSPRLYSLLHRIFEKTGVLEIETIRQLASDGVFQSNRLRGDSGVVVSTGRENMDLTVAMDMVTAYLGASRMNHPFRVLEALILRIKHPDSICTLEAPPLVVNK; this is encoded by the coding sequence ATGCCTGACTTTCTGGGACATGCCGAGAACCCCCTCCGTGAAGAGGAGTGGGCCCGACTGAACGAGACCGTCATCCAGGTGGCACGCCGCTCGCTCGTCGGCCGCCGCATCCTCGACATCTATGGGCCGCTGGGCGCGGGCGTCCAATCGGTGCCCCACGACGAGTACCAGGGGGTGTCCTCGGGGGCCATCGACATCGTCGGCGAGCAGGAGACCGCCACGGTCTTCACCGACGTGCGCAAGTTCAAGACCATCCCCATCATCTACAAGGACTTCCTGCTGCACTGGCGCGACATCGAGGCGGCCCGCATCCACAACATGCCGCTGGACGTGTCCGCCGCCGCCGGCGCCGCCGCCCTCTGCGCGCAGCAGGAGGACGAGCTCATCTTCTACGGAGACCCCAAGCTCGGCCACGAGGGGTTGATGACGGCCACCGACCGCCTCACGGTCCCCCTGGGCGACTGGGCCACACCGGGTGCCGGCTACGTGGCCATCGTCGAGGCCACCCGGAAGCTCAACGAGCACGGCCATTACGGCCCCTACGCCGTGGTGCTCTCGCCCCGGCTGTACTCGCTGCTCCACCGCATCTTCGAGAAGACAGGTGTGCTGGAGATCGAAACCATCCGCCAGCTCGCCTCGGATGGCGTGTTCCAGTCCAACCGCCTCCGGGGAGACTCCGGCGTGGTGGTGTCCACGGGCCGCGAGAACATGGACCTGACCGTGGCCATGGACATGGTCACCGCCTACCTGGGCGCCTCGCGCATGAATCACCCCTTCCGGGTGCTGGAGGCGCTCATCCTGCGCATCAAGCACCCCGACTCCATCTGTACGCTCGAAGCCCCTCCCCTTGTGGTCAACAAGTAA